The Tripterygium wilfordii isolate XIE 37 chromosome 18, ASM1340144v1, whole genome shotgun sequence nucleotide sequence TACCCCTCTACGTTTCGGGGGAAAAAAAtaagtattttatttcaaaataatttcatattaaCTACACATGATTCCTTCATGAGCTAATGTAtataataaatttgatttatataattttaaaaatgaatttatagAATAAAAAGAAGATTTTACTATGATGGAAGGGCCAAACATACATTTTAGGgaaatttgtttttgatttctttgacctttttttttttacaattttcgTATTCTAAATTGTAATCAAGCATCGTGCATTAGTTTATACTAGATTCATAACTCAAAAGCTTCTCTTAccttttcattaaaaaaaaaaaacattttcttcATAAAAAAATTGGAGGTAGAAACTAGAACCAATAAAGATTTCTTTTTCAAATAATGGATAATATGTGAGCTAATACGCATGCatgataaatttatttattacacACCCAAATATAATCATTGCGGGTCccaccattaaaaaaaaactaagtaaACGGCTCATATCAAGCCGTGGACTTTCCAAATGAGACCTAGCAGTTTAGCCCATTGGCCCAATTTAGTGGGCCCAGAGACTATGTCGTTTGGGTAGTTTTAGTCATATCCCGGTTTTTTCTGAAGACACCCCAATCTAAGTTGATCAGCCcttgtaaaaatcaattgacgaTTTGTTTTTAGAAAAAACCGAGGTATGACTAAAGCTGCCCATGTTGTTTGCCCTAACGGCCGGCCCATTTAATTTGGCCCAACTACTAGCCTACTAGCCTAGTgcctcaaaaatcaaaatatcatacaGGAACGTCAGTCTTTCAAGTGAATCTCAGTCCATCTTGCCCATAACACtgatcaaaatcaaaatgaatcTCAGTTTTCCAGTACAAAGTTCCttgaattagaaaaaaaaaattacaagagTCAATACAGTTAGCATTGAGTGTTCTCCGTCAACCTATCAATCCGGGATAAAATGGAATATCAGTAGAATTAAGCCACTCATTCCCCTGTATGAATGGCTCAACAGTGAACTGATTAGCCTCAATTGAGCTGTTAATGACCCTATAACCAGGCCATGTAACTCTTGCGCTCGTATTCGACCCGGGACCTCTGTTCATATACTCACCATAATACAGAGTACTCAGCGCAAATGTCGAATTCCATTCAAGCCATCCAGCAGGTTCTACAGAGTCATCAATGTAGCAACGCATTATGACCGTCCTCGAATACTCCTTCCACGGACGACCCAGATAAGTTTTGAAGGAAGTTTTTACTGGGATTAAGTCCGCGGCCGCGGAGATCTTGCTGTTTATGATTGAGATTCCAGTGTTCTGATTAGGGTCTTCTCTTCCTTGAGCAGTGAACATGTTTTTCTGGTTTTCGTTCGGTTTGCGAGCGTATAAGTTGCAGTTTTGTAAAACTACAGCTGCATTGCCGAAGATGAAGTCGATTGTGCCGTAGACATCGCACTCGCGATAGAATTGTCGAAGGGAGTGGACGTAGAGAGTGTCTTGATAGCCAACGAAGCTGCATTTGTAGAATGCTGAGAAATCTGCACTACTCCTCAATGCCACTGCTTGGTGTTTGCTAGGCCCTGCTGAGTTTTCGAATGTTATGCCTTTCGCTATGAATCCGTCGCCTACCACCgctgtgaaaaagaaaaaaaaagttatacaaTAATATGTAAATTTGAAAAAATCGAGAGGGATGAGAAGAAAGAGGTGAGAAGTAGCAGAAGGACCAGGTGAGAGAGTTTTGACTCAATCGACATAATATATATTGTCCATGCTTTGGGCTCAAGACCCGCGCtgttttgttcttttaaaaaaacttctCAAGCGTTTTCAGTTTCGAAGTTGAGTTCACTGTTATAAATCATATCGTTTACTCATACCAAACCGACgtagaactttttttttaagagtAACATAATATTATCAAAACAAGCAACGGACAAGAATCTTTTCCCCGACAAAATTACAAGGGTACGCGTTTCCTACATTCCACCAAACAAGGGGATCAGGATTCAGGCAGAGCGGGTCCTCTGCAGTTGAATTGTATCTCAAACATGGGACTTGATTAATATATTATCGATCTGTGGCGTATTTGTAGAAGCACTGCcactttttttgaaaatgtaacctagattttcttttttcaatttaatgTTTTAATCTTTTGTAAAAGACAACCCATGCCTGACATGAATTGGGACCATGACTCATCATAAAGTCataccataaaaaaaatcagcacATCGTTAACCATGCCTTAAAATCTATTAGATATCACagctcaaacacatcaacaaatttGTCCGTTCTGAGTCACGAGTCCGCACCAATTTATTCTATTAAGCCATCGCCATTGGTTCCTAGGACTAGAAAACCCATATATTGTGTGAGAGTAGTAGGACGTTGACTTATATGTCACCCGGTTGAATTATGCCAATTCATATGGGACATTAATCTTGAGACACCCATAGACTTGCGAGTTAGATTATGTTAGACccaataaataaacatatagaTGTCACGTCTAACTAGATCGAGTCtatgttaaaaaaatatatcgatATATATTGTTCATTCGATGTCACATgcctaaatatttttttaggcACACATACCAAAGCCCATTTTAGGAGGTAAGAGTAAAACTACCAGTCTATACTTGGCacttttaaatggattttagaCTCCCGCTCTGTAATTCTTTAAAATCTACAATTCACATTTAATGGTAgagaaaaaatcaaatatattttaaaaatgaaaaaaaaatgatataataTGACACACTTCCTAAATCATTAGATTATGGTAGAAATTATAATTTGGAGAGTTCCCCATCCTTTCAAATGCTGCGTGAGTGCATGACAATAAGGCCATGGAGCTGGAGACCACAACAACCGACAACTAAAGGATATGGTAAAAAACAAAACCAGCGACCAGTCTTTGTACCTCAAAAATCATGAATGCCTTTTGTCTTCTTGTTCAATGACCCCAATCATACGGTGTGTCAAAGCTGACATCCACTTACTTTGGATTTTAAAACCAATTTTATGTGTCCCTAAATTATTTGATTAGTCACACAACGACCCGACCTCTTACTAATTATTAATGGGTCCCTCATTTCCGTGTGTAAATATCACTTTCGTACTCGAATAAAGCATGTAGTGGATGCGACATGCTAATACTAACTTAAGCTAATCTCTCTAAACTAATACCGATCATATCCGCATTAACCCTTCTGGCCCCACAATTCACCGGATCTCCTCCTCCAGATCCTCACTTAATGCTCAACTGTGTCAGTAATCACCACAACATtttctcaaaaataaaataaaataatactaATACAGTGCGTATTATTATGAATCCAATGCGAGAACGAACTAGGAGAATAAGTTCATGCGGACCCGTAACCTATAACTGACAACATTTATTGATGTGTTTAGGTTTGGATTTCTAATATTGATATCAGAGTAGAGATTCGGTCTATTTGAACATGACCTTTACTCgtgtccacttgttgggtctctCATAACCAAGCCCACAAATGCGAAAAGAGTGTCAAGACTTATAGTCCTACATTGGATTGACATCACCCAACTGAGTAGTATATATGCACAGGTCAAATACCTCTCAAATATGTGCGGACTCACGGCCCATGTCGAACAATATTGCtgatgtgtttgtgtttggGTTTCTAACatttaagtaaaactaaaaaaaggagaaaacaatTGTAGAGTACTCACCAACTGTGGCTGAACGGAAAGTAGTCCATCCATCAACGACATTCCTGCTGGCTTTCACCACCGTCTTCCCAATCCCATCTCCCACAAACATCAACATCGTCTTCTTCGTCACCACCTCCACATTCTCAAAGTAAGCCCCTGCCTTGATATATACCACAAACCTGCAATCATCATTCATAATAAAATCATTAAATTTACTTACTGTAATACACTAATCAATAAATCTTAATTTGACTGACAttttgcaaaagaaaaaaaacagagtacAGAGCAAACCTCGTTGTGCTTGAATTGGGAGCTGCATCAACAGCTTCACTGATAGTAGTAAAATTTCCAGTACCATCTTTGGCCACAATTAGATCAAACTTGGTACTGTTCACCGGAGCCTGCAACAATTTCCTATCTTTAAACGAAACCCAAGAAGGAAATCCGTTTTTCATTCTCCAGCTACCCGGGAACGTCGTCTGGGGCTCCGATTCGTTCACTCCGGGTACTTTCTTGAGCATAACAAGCGAGTTACTAACATGACGAGACACATTGTACAAACTAAACTTGATTTCGTCCCTCACATTTCCATTACTGTAAGCAAACCCATCGAGACAAGTGTACTGGTTCGTCATTGCGCCGCTCAACAGTGTCTGCAAGTCGTGGTAGTGTTCGGGGACTGACTTGGCGTGCGCGAGATCGGAGACCGCTGATTTGAGCTCGAACAATGAGCTATTGAACAGTTCGAGGCAGTCGCTGATAGCTATTTCTTCGAGGTGGGTCAGCTTGTTCTTGAGGCGCTCTCGTACGCCTATGCAGTTTGTGCTGGCGGCTCTGATTTCGTACATTGTGCGGTTTATGGTTGCAGAGATGAAGTGTGGGATGGCTTTGGAGGGGAGATCTGGAAGAACAGAGACCAGAGTCGAGACGCATAGTTGTGGATACAGTGTTCCTTTACAAGCTGAAATGGCAATCTGGGTATGTTTGTGGATGTGTAGTTGTGGGATTTctagtttttcttcttttggggtTGAGAATGATAGCAGAAGTAAAACAATGGTGGAAAtgggaagaagaggaagaaggaagaatctttttcttcttggatTGTTCATGGCGAGACTGTGAGAGCTGCACTGGTAGATAGGTGGAGGATTTTGGATCGGTAATGGGGGTATGGGTTGGACTTTATTGTGTTTGGGTAAGGAGAAAGTCAAAAGGAGGAGcttgatttcattattttgaaaaatccCATCAACAGGGGAACTTTAAATAGGCcatgttagggcaaatgcaataagaaacaatttactgggccaatatttttgttggctcggtcccacttctattacacaaaaagtcaagtcaaacacgtattctaatacagccacatcagcaaaacacaaatttctatacactttttcttcccacacactttctctttccacccaacccaacaacattccattcctccatattatccacaacaaaactacaccaaaacattaaatatcaatacatccacatcagcaaaacacttatctcaatacagccacataagcaaaacacattttacaatacagccacatcagcaaaagacaacatctttgttggcccaataccacttcaccattgcatttgcccttgaCCCAGCTCATTGTCACTTGCATAGATACCAATTATAGAATTTATATCTATTGAGATTAAAACTCGGAAAAAACATTCTATTTCGCACTCGCAATTTCTCCAATGATGAGCCTGCAAAAGTATGGGCAAACAGAGCCTTAATATCAATTTGAGTTTCCTAGCTCATCTATTCTATATATGAAAGGTGATTATCAAACTAATAACCAGTTGGCGATTGGTTAATTGGTTATCTTTTCATATTTAGGGCATAAAAAATCTCACTTGAGATCGAGAGTTCGATTATAAACTAGCATAACTATTTTCTAAGTGGTTTGTACTATATTTCGATCCAACTAACATGTCAAGCTAGTTTACATGTGCCTAGTCTAGCCATTATTTTAAAATGGTTTCCATTAGGCCTTGGTCCATCTAACATGTCGAAAGGGTTTACGCGTACTTAGTCCGGCTTAGTTATTCTCAGTTACCCAAAAACAGATTAAGTTGTTATCGGTTAagaaataataattatggaacTAATGATTGTGATATGTACCAATGCAGCTGTGGTGGCACCAGACTTCGTTGCAGTCAACATAACAATCCGAAACACGGTTGGTGCAGTCAACCATCAGACGGTGGCATTGCGAAACTGTGCGGATTTGTCAACCTTCTATAGTCAAGGGCGAAGCTACCCTTACCTAAGGGGGGCAGCCGACCCCCTCAAATTTTTTCAAAACCCCTAGTTATATACTAATTTACATAAAAGATCAccctgaat carries:
- the LOC119984545 gene encoding pectinesterase, which translates into the protein MNNPRRKRFFLLPLLPISTIVLLLLSFSTPKEEKLEIPQLHIHKHTQIAISACKGTLYPQLCVSTLVSVLPDLPSKAIPHFISATINRTMYEIRAASTNCIGVRERLKNKLTHLEEIAISDCLELFNSSLFELKSAVSDLAHAKSVPEHYHDLQTLLSGAMTNQYTCLDGFAYSNGNVRDEIKFSLYNVSRHVSNSLVMLKKVPGVNESEPQTTFPGSWRMKNGFPSWVSFKDRKLLQAPVNSTKFDLIVAKDGTGNFTTISEAVDAAPNSSTTRFVVYIKAGAYFENVEVVTKKTMLMFVGDGIGKTVVKASRNVVDGWTTFRSATVAVVGDGFIAKGITFENSAGPSKHQAVALRSSADFSAFYKCSFVGYQDTLYVHSLRQFYRECDVYGTIDFIFGNAAVVLQNCNLYARKPNENQKNMFTAQGREDPNQNTGISIINSKISAAADLIPVKTSFKTYLGRPWKEYSRTVIMRCYIDDSVEPAGWLEWNSTFALSTLYYGEYMNRGPGSNTSARVTWPGYRVINSSIEANQFTVEPFIQGNEWLNSTDIPFYPGLIG